A window from Pseudomonas campi encodes these proteins:
- the hemA gene encoding glutamyl-tRNA reductase, with translation MAFIALGINHKTASVDVRERVAFTPEQLVEALQQLCRVTPSREAAILSTCNRSELYLEQEQLSADEVLQWLADYHRLNLADLRACAYIHSDNEAVRHMMRVASGLDSMVLGEPQILGQMKSAYAVAREAGTVGPLLGRLFQATFSTAKTVRTDTAIGENPVSVAFAAVSLAKQIFADLHRSQALLIGAGETISLVARHLHDQGIKRIVVANRTLERASSLAEQFGAHAILLADIPDELINSDIVISSTASQLPILGKGAVERALKKRRHKPIFMVDIAVPRDIEPEVGELDDVYLYTVDDLHEVIEENLKSRQDAAQAAEQLVSAGADDFMLRLRALAAVDVLKTYRQQAERLRDEELAKAQRLLNNGTPAEDVLAQLARGLTNKLLHAPSVQLKKISADGRLDALAVAQELFALDEGEPKS, from the coding sequence ATGGCTTTTATCGCCCTTGGCATCAACCACAAGACCGCTTCGGTGGACGTTCGCGAGCGCGTGGCGTTTACCCCTGAGCAGCTGGTCGAGGCCTTGCAGCAGCTGTGTCGCGTCACCCCCAGTCGGGAGGCGGCGATCCTCTCTACCTGCAACCGCAGCGAGCTGTACCTGGAGCAGGAACAGCTGTCGGCGGACGAAGTGCTGCAGTGGCTTGCCGACTACCACCGCCTGAACCTCGCCGACCTGCGCGCCTGTGCCTATATACACAGCGACAACGAAGCGGTGCGGCACATGATGCGCGTCGCCTCCGGGCTGGACTCCATGGTCCTCGGCGAGCCGCAGATCCTTGGCCAGATGAAGTCCGCCTACGCTGTGGCGCGTGAGGCTGGCACCGTCGGCCCGCTGCTCGGCCGTCTGTTCCAGGCCACCTTCAGCACCGCCAAGACCGTGCGCACCGACACCGCCATCGGCGAGAACCCGGTGTCCGTGGCCTTCGCCGCGGTCAGCCTGGCCAAGCAGATCTTCGCCGACCTGCACCGCAGCCAGGCCCTGCTGATCGGCGCCGGTGAGACCATCAGCCTGGTTGCCCGTCACCTGCATGACCAGGGCATCAAACGCATCGTCGTCGCCAACCGTACCCTGGAGCGCGCCAGCTCGCTGGCCGAGCAGTTCGGCGCACATGCCATCCTGCTGGCCGATATTCCCGACGAGCTGATCAACAGCGATATCGTCATCAGTTCCACCGCCAGCCAGCTGCCGATCCTCGGCAAGGGCGCAGTGGAACGCGCGCTGAAAAAGCGCCGGCACAAGCCGATCTTCATGGTCGATATCGCCGTGCCGCGCGACATCGAGCCGGAAGTCGGCGAGCTGGATGACGTCTACCTGTACACCGTCGACGACCTGCACGAGGTCATCGAGGAAAACCTCAAGAGCCGCCAGGATGCCGCCCAGGCCGCCGAACAGCTGGTCAGTGCCGGCGCCGACGACTTCATGCTGCGCCTGCGCGCGCTGGCTGCGGTGGATGTGCTGAAAACCTACCGCCAGCAGGCCGAGCGCCTGCGCGACGAGGAGCTGGCCAAGGCTCAGCGCCTGCTGAACAACGGCACGCCGGCCGAAGACGTCCTCGCCCAGCTGGCCCGTGGCCTGACCAACAAGCTGCTGCATGCGCCCAGCGTGCAGCTGAAGAAAATCTCCGCCGACGGCCGCCTCGATGCGCTGGCCGTGGCCCAGGAACTTTTTGCCCTCGACGAGGGCGAGCCGAAATCATGA
- the prfA gene encoding peptide chain release factor 1 has product MKASLLNKLDILQDRYEELTALLGDGEVISNQAQFRAYSKEYAEVEPVILAYREFCKVQGDLAGAQALLKDSDPDLREMAEEEVASARAQLEELESRLQRMLLPKDPKDGRNVFLEIRAGTGGDEAAIFSGDLFRMYSRYAERQGWRVEILSENPGEHGGFKEVIARVEGDNVYAKLKFESGAHRVQRVPETESQGRIHTSACTVAMLPEPDEQAAIEINPADLRVDTYRASGAGGQHINKTDSAVRITHLPTGMVVECQEERSQHKNRARALAWLAAKLQDQQDAAAHKEISETRKLLVGSGDRSERIRTYNFPQGRVTDHRINLTLYCLDDVLSGGVEAVIEPLLQEFQADQLAALGD; this is encoded by the coding sequence ATGAAAGCGTCACTGTTGAACAAGCTGGACATCCTCCAGGACCGCTACGAGGAACTCACCGCGCTGCTGGGCGACGGCGAAGTGATCAGCAACCAGGCTCAGTTCCGCGCCTATTCTAAGGAATATGCCGAGGTCGAGCCGGTGATCCTCGCCTACCGCGAATTCTGCAAGGTGCAGGGCGACCTCGCTGGCGCCCAGGCGTTGCTCAAGGATAGCGACCCGGACCTGCGCGAGATGGCCGAGGAAGAAGTCGCCAGCGCCCGTGCGCAGCTGGAAGAACTGGAAAGCCGTCTGCAGCGCATGCTGCTGCCGAAAGACCCGAAGGACGGCCGTAACGTGTTCCTCGAAATCCGCGCCGGTACCGGCGGCGACGAGGCGGCGATCTTCTCCGGCGACCTGTTCCGCATGTATTCGCGCTATGCCGAGCGGCAGGGCTGGCGGGTCGAGATTCTCTCGGAGAACCCCGGCGAGCACGGCGGCTTCAAGGAAGTGATCGCCCGCGTCGAGGGCGACAATGTCTACGCCAAGCTCAAGTTCGAATCCGGCGCCCACCGCGTGCAGCGTGTACCGGAAACCGAGTCCCAGGGCCGTATTCACACCTCGGCCTGCACCGTGGCCATGTTGCCCGAGCCGGACGAGCAGGCGGCGATCGAGATCAACCCGGCCGACCTGCGCGTCGACACCTACCGCGCCTCGGGTGCGGGTGGGCAGCACATCAACAAGACCGACTCGGCGGTGCGTATTACCCACCTGCCGACCGGCATGGTGGTCGAGTGCCAGGAAGAGCGCTCGCAGCACAAGAACCGCGCGCGGGCCCTGGCCTGGCTGGCGGCCAAGCTGCAGGACCAGCAGGACGCCGCCGCGCACAAGGAAATCTCCGAGACGCGCAAGCTGCTGGTCGGCTCCGGCGACCGCTCCGAGCGCATCCGCACCTACAACTTCCCCCAGGGACGGGTCACCGACCACCGCATCAACCTGACCCTCTACTGCCTGGACGACGTTCTGTCGGGTGGCGTGGAGGCGGTGATCGAGCCGCTGCTGCAGGAATTCCAGGCCGACCAGTTGGCTGCCCTGGGCGATTGA